GGAACAGGACGCCGGCCACCGCGGTCACGACATAGGCCACGACGATGCGGGGCTCTCCGTAGCCGCTCGCTCCGCCCTCGATGACCGCGTACGTCGCCGCCGCCACCGTGACCGTGCCCAGGACGACACCGAGCGGGTCCAGCTGGCGCGAGGGGTGCTTGCTCTCGCCGAGCACCAGGAGCGCGAGGCCTCCGGCGACGACGCCGAGGAGCACGTTGGTCAGGTAGACGCTGTGCCAGGAGAACTCACGGAGCAGCGCGCCGGCGACCAGCGGTCCGATGGCCAGCCCGAGGCCGGCGCAGCTGGCCCAGATGCTGATCGCGCCGGTGCGCTCGTGGGGGTCGTGGAAGCTGGTGCTGACGATCGCCAGGCCCGAGGGCAGGATCGCTGCCGCGCCGACGCCCATGACCGCCTGCGCGGTGATCAGGACGCCGGAGCTGTCGGCCAGGAACGCCAGCAGGCTCCCGCCGGTGAAGATCGCGACGCCCGAGACGTAGGTGAGACGACGCCCGTAGAGCTCGGCGAAGGTCCCGGCCGACATCACCAGGCTCACGAGCGCGAGCGCGAAGGCGCTGGTGACCCACACCAGCGAGCTGCCCGGGACGTGGAGGTCGTCCTGGATCGACGCGAGCGCTCCGATCGTGGAGGAGGCGTTGACGAAGGTCATCATCACGCCGATGCAGACGACGAACAGGCTGGGCCACCTGTTCCGGACGAGCGGCGTCGCCGCCGTACCACGATCCTGACTAATGGAAACCATAGCCAGACCATACATGCTGACTTGCAAGAGGCAAAGCCAGAAGTAGAATCGAGTCATGGATCACGACGGCAGCGCGGCTGGACCGACCGACGTCCTCGAGCGCCTGGGCGCGTTCTCCGAGCGCGACGAGTGGCCCGCGAAGGGCTGGTGCCGGATCGAGCGCTCCCTCGAGGTCATCGGCACCCGCTCGGCGATGCTGGTGATCCGCGAGCTGTTCTACGGCGGGACCAGGTTCGAGGAGCTCGTCCGCCGGACCGGGCTCAGCGAGGCGGTCGTCGCGGGACGGCTCAAGCAGCTGTTCGCCGACGGGATCGTCGACCGCAGGCCCTACCGCGAGGCCGGCAAGCGCACCCGCGACGAGTACGTCCTCACCGAGCGCGGGCGCGGGATCTTCCCGATCATCGTCGCCATGGTGCAGTGGGGCGAGGGGCTGCGCGACGACCACCGGACCGGGGTCGAGCTGGTCCACCGCGACTGCGGTACGCCGCTGTCCGTCACGGTGACGTGCGAGAAGGGCCACGAGGTCCCGGTGGACCGGGCGGCCGTCCGGCTCAAGGACGAGGAGTACGCGCTCGCCGGCCGACGCCGGCTCGAGGGCTGACCACCGGAGCGCAGCGGCGCAGATTCACGCCGACCCACCCCAACCGGACCCGGCTCCCGGGCGTCCTCCCTGCGCAGGCCGCAGTCAGCGGTCGACGAGAGAGGATCGACCCATGCCCGTCATCGCGTCTCGGGGGCCGACGGAGGAGGAGTTCGTCGAGCTCGTCCATGCCGCCTGGCCGGCGCTCTACCGGACCGCGGTCCTGCTCGTGCGCGAGCACGCCCTGGCCGAGGACCTCGTCCAGACGGCACTGGCGAGGACCTACAGCAACTGGCACCGGATCCGCGACGTGGGCGCGGCGCACGGCTACGCCCGGCGGGCACTCGTCACCCAGACCACCAGCTGGTACCGGCGCCGCTCCACCCGCAACGAGCGACCCACCGCGACCCTGCCCGAGCGGCCGGCGCAGGGCGACACCGTCAGCACCGTCGGCGAGCGCGTCGACGTCGCCGCGGCACTCGCCCAGCTCTCGCCGCGGCAGCGTGCGGTCGTCGTCCTCCGCTTCTACGACGACCTGTCGGTCCAGGAGACCGCCGACGCGCTCGGCGTGGCCCCCGGCACCGTGAAGAGCCAGACCTCGGTCGCGCTCACCAGGCTGCGCACCCTGCTCGGCGACATCGAGCTCGCCGCCACCGCTCCGGGAGGACCCCATGCCTGAGCTCTCCGACCTGTTGCACCGCTCCGTCGACGACGTCGACGTGCCGCACCCCCACGTCGCCGGCATCGCCGCCCGGGGCCGCGCCCTGCGCACCCGTCGCCGCGTCGCGACGGTCGCCGCCGCGACGGTCGTGCTCGGCGTGATCGGGGGCGGGGTCGCCCTCGTCGACCCCTTCGCCGGGAAGCCGCGCAGCAACCACTCCGTCACGAACGAGGGCAAGGACGACGCGGACGAGCTCCCGACGGCGTACGAGTCGTGGGCGACCTGGTCCGCGACGGACCACGAGGTCACCGTGGGTGGCATCCCCGTCACCGTGCCCGGCCAGGTCGTCCGGCTCTCCCAGACCACGGCCGGCGTGGTCGTCAAGAGCATCGTCGGCGAGGCCGGGCGCTTCACCCTCGTCCGTCCGGACGGCAGCACGCGACGGTTGTCCATCCCGGACGGGACGCCGACCGTCGACGGAGACATCGCAGCGCCGCGCGTCGCCTGGGTCTCCAGCCGGGCGGACGAGCTCGTCCTGCACGTCTGGGACGTCGTGACCGACAGCGAGGTGGGCCAGGTCGCCCTGCCGTCGCCCGGGTCGACCCTGGCGTCGGGCGGCGAGATCCTCGAACCGGCGCTGCTGGACGGCGACGCGGCGTACTTCTCGACGGCCGACCACGTCGCCCACCGCGTCGAGTGGCGCTCCGGGAAGGTCACCGACCTCCCCCGGCTGCCGATGTCGGTGCGCTCCGGCGTGGGCATCGCCAGGAACGACGACGGGCAGTGGGTCGTCGTCGACGCTGTCACCGGGGAGGTCCGCCGGTCCGTCGAGGGCGACTTCAGCGTGGTCACGGTCTCGCCCGACGGCCGGTGGCTGTTCCTCGGGGGCACCGACGGGCAGTACGTCGAGCCGACCGCCGGCGGCGACCGCGTCCCCCTCGACCGGCTGTCCATCTCCGCGGGCTGGTCCCAGGACGGCGCGCTCATCGGCCAGGACGGCAGCTCGCCGTGGGTGCGCCGCTGCCTCACCTCGGGGATCTGCGCCACGCAGCGCGCCCGCCGGGGCGACGACTCCGTGGACACCGTGCTGGCACCGGACTTCCTCAACGCCGGCTGAGGCGAGCGCCGGGCGGCAGGGCGGCAGCACGCGAAGGGCCCCGGCCCGGGGATCACCCGGGCCGGGGCCCTCGTGTCACGCCGTACCGGGTCGGGTCAGGCGTCGTCCTCGTCCTCGGCCGGCTGCGCCTGGTCGGCGTCCGGACCGTCGGCGAGGATGCCGTAGAGGCTGCGGCGCGCCTCGACGAGCACGTCGACCGCCGCGCGCCGCTGGCCCTCGGAGCCTGCGGTCACGATCTGCCACACGGCGCCCATCACCTGGCCGATCTCGGCCTTGATGTCGGCGCTGCCCGGCTGGCCGCCGTCGCCGGTGGCCTCGGCCTCCTTGCGGCGGTCGAAGGGCACCCACACGGCGGCGAGCTCGTCGGCGTGCTCCTCGCACCAGGCCGCGCCCTTGGTCGTCAGCCGCATGCCGCGGCGGCCGGCCTCGTCGTTCTCGACGAGCTCCTCGTCGAGCAGCTGCTGCACGGTCGGGTAGACCGAGCCGGGGCTCGGCTTCCACACGCCGCCGCTGCGCTCGGTGATCTGCTGGATCACCTGGTAGCCGTTCGGCGACTCCTCGCGCTCGTTGGCCGCGCGGAGCACGTCGAGGATGGCCGAGCGGACGTCGCCGCGGCGTACCCGCGGACCACGGCCCGGCTCGGGGCGACCCTGGCCGAAGAGGCCGACCAGCCACGGCGGCGGACCGCCGTGCCCGGCGTGACCGCCGAAGCCGTGGCGTCCGCCGCGGCCGGGCTCGCCCCAGCCGCCGCCCCAGGCACCCCAGGGCCCGGGGCCGAAGTCGCCGCGGTTGCGGCGCTGGAATCCGCGCAGCTCCGGGTTGCCCCAGGGGCCGCAGTCGTCAGGTCCGAAATTCTTGTGGCGTCCCATGATGGGACCTCCTTCGTCTGTCGGGGCCTCGTGGGCCCGCTTGCGAGTTCGGGATATCGCGCAAACAGTTCGTGTTGGTATCGCGATATATCGCAAGCGTACGCGTAAGCGTTGGCCGACACAAGGGGGTGGCCGACGACTTCTAGCGCGCCAGCCAGGCGGCGTACGCGTCGAACGCGAACGGCCGGCCGAGGAAGTCGGCGACGAGGTCGGCGGCGTCGCCCTCCCCGCCACGGGCGAGCACGGCGTCGCGGTAGCGGTGGGCCACCTCCGGCGCGAACAGGTCCGACTCGTCGAAGGCGCTGAACATGTCCTTCGCGATCACCAGCGACCACATGTAGGTGTAGTAGGCCGAGCTGTAGCCGCCGAGGTGGCCGAAGCTGGCGAACATGTGGGTGCCGGGGAGGTACGGGAGGGCGGCGTACCGGGCCTGGAGCTCGACCATCCGCTCGGTCAGGTCGGGCACCTCCGCGCCGGCCCGGTCGGCGTGGAACCAGTACGACATGGCGGCGTAGAACATCTGGGTGCGCGCGTAGATGCCCTTGCCGTAGTCGTCGGCGGCGCGCATCGCGGCGACCAGCTCGGCGGAGATCGGCTCGCCCGACGCGTCGCTGGCGAAGGTGCGCAGCACGTCGGCGTGCCACGCCCACTCCTCGAGCATCTGGCTGGGCGCCTCGACGAAGTCCCACTCGGTCGCGACACCGGCGAAGCGGAACCAGTCGCCGTGGCCGGCGAGCACGTGGTGGAGCAGGTGGCCGAACTCGTGGAAGAGCGTCACGACGTGGTCGTGCTCCATCAGGCCGCGGGAGAAGTTGCAGACCAGCACGCCCTCGGGCAGCTGCTCGCCGGCGACGCCGTCGGTCAGCGTGAACTGCGCGGCGTGCTTGTACTTGCCCTCGCGCGGGTGGAGGTCGAGGTAGATCCGGCCGATCACGCGGCCGGCCTGCTCGACCTCGTAGGCGGTGACCTCCTCGTGCCAGACGG
Above is a genomic segment from Nocardioides aromaticivorans containing:
- a CDS encoding winged helix-turn-helix transcriptional regulator, coding for MDHDGSAAGPTDVLERLGAFSERDEWPAKGWCRIERSLEVIGTRSAMLVIRELFYGGTRFEELVRRTGLSEAVVAGRLKQLFADGIVDRRPYREAGKRTRDEYVLTERGRGIFPIIVAMVQWGEGLRDDHRTGVELVHRDCGTPLSVTVTCEKGHEVPVDRAAVRLKDEEYALAGRRRLEG
- a CDS encoding SigE family RNA polymerase sigma factor, with amino-acid sequence MPVIASRGPTEEEFVELVHAAWPALYRTAVLLVREHALAEDLVQTALARTYSNWHRIRDVGAAHGYARRALVTQTTSWYRRRSTRNERPTATLPERPAQGDTVSTVGERVDVAAALAQLSPRQRAVVVLRFYDDLSVQETADALGVAPGTVKSQTSVALTRLRTLLGDIELAATAPGGPHA
- a CDS encoding PadR family transcriptional regulator produces the protein MGRHKNFGPDDCGPWGNPELRGFQRRNRGDFGPGPWGAWGGGWGEPGRGGRHGFGGHAGHGGPPPWLVGLFGQGRPEPGRGPRVRRGDVRSAILDVLRAANEREESPNGYQVIQQITERSGGVWKPSPGSVYPTVQQLLDEELVENDEAGRRGMRLTTKGAAWCEEHADELAAVWVPFDRRKEAEATGDGGQPGSADIKAEIGQVMGAVWQIVTAGSEGQRRAAVDVLVEARRSLYGILADGPDADQAQPAEDEDDA